Proteins encoded in a region of the Nonomuraea helvata genome:
- a CDS encoding TetR/AcrR family transcriptional regulator yields MTTPDDTRSRILAAARQLFAERGYAGTSLADIAAAVGLTKTAVAYHFHPKDRLAYELLAPAADDMLALLGTDFPDREAFVEALVTFAVRYRSVIRLFMEDLAAEDPGSPDSERATVRSFRDEIFARLAGDDPDPTTRLKSWALLGALQWGAVRTTDLPEDEVRDVLLEACRGF; encoded by the coding sequence ATGACCACACCCGACGACACCCGGAGCCGGATCCTGGCCGCGGCCAGGCAGCTGTTCGCCGAGCGCGGTTACGCGGGCACCTCCCTGGCCGACATCGCCGCGGCCGTGGGGCTGACCAAGACCGCCGTCGCCTACCACTTCCACCCCAAGGACCGCCTGGCCTACGAGCTGCTCGCCCCGGCGGCCGACGACATGCTGGCGCTGCTCGGGACCGACTTCCCCGACAGGGAGGCGTTCGTCGAGGCGCTGGTGACGTTCGCGGTGCGCTACCGCTCGGTGATCCGCCTGTTCATGGAGGATCTGGCCGCCGAGGACCCCGGCTCGCCGGACTCGGAGCGCGCGACGGTCAGGTCCTTCCGTGACGAGATCTTCGCCAGGCTCGCCGGCGACGACCCCGACCCGACGACCCGGCTCAAGAGCTGGGCCCTGCTCGGCGCGCTGCAGTGGGGCGCGGTCAGGACGACGGACCTGCCCGAGGACGAGGTCCGCGACGTGCTGCTGGAGGCCTGTCGGGGCTTCTAG